The Sphingobacterium bambusae genome includes a window with the following:
- a CDS encoding DUF2723 domain-containing protein: MNYKKINNLLGWICALIATIVYVMTVERTVSWWDCGEFIASAFKMQIVHQPGAPLFLMLENVFSNLAMGDGSKIAFWMNIGSAVCSGLTILFLFWTITALARKIFVGYSNTAALNAPQLFLVMASGVVGALAYAFTDTFWFSAVEAEVYAMSSLCTAVVFWGILKWEARAEEAHADKWLIFIAYVMGLSIGVHLLNLLVIPAIALVIYFRKTKESTSAGILKALGIGVVVLAVILWGVIQFSIKFAAYFDLFFVNSLGMGFGTGAAFFALLLVAGLVYGIIYSIKKAKPLLNIALISTVFILLGYSSFAMIMIRAKANPTLNNSDPDNVFSFLSYLNREQYGDEPLFKGRFFDSRPTGMEEGKKVYRKDGDKYVVAKRNPVYTYDKETIFPRIYSDKGGHPDYYREYLGLGPNEAPTFADNIKFFFGYQIGQMYGRYFLWNFAGRQNDQQGHGSYTEGNWISGITPIDNALLGGQDKLPTSAKTDPSRNTYFFLPLIIGLLGAFWHFGKRQRDAGVVGLLFFFTGIAIVLYLNQTPLQPRERDYAYAGSFYAFSIWIGLGVLAIADYIGRKANAKVAGYTAAVIGILAGPVILIAKNYDDHNRSEKTLARGMARNYLESCAPNAILFSYGDNDTYPLWYVQEVEGFRTDVRVVNLSLLSADWYMKQMMDKVNDADALPINIDPELIKDGVRDVIYYQDYNIPGHVPVQDLVKVMLSDNPQNKAQLQSGEFVNLLPTKKMQLAVDKQAVIANKVVPKDWESAIVDTMHWNYSLNYVSRAELSMLSILANNNWKRPVYFTITTPEENYMGLDRYLVSEGFAYRLMPVDFGLKEGDPSSVENVDQTYDNIMNKFTWGNLGKASYIDPDSYRYISMYVGTIYGETAQQLLAAGEVDKAKKLVVNAYENMPKRAYLMSEVMSYVGLLEVMYKVGETAKANEIAKRNLQFIRENMAYYESVSEAKSNLEYRNMRFGLASIQRYKQLLDQVNQPELKKQSDELFNVYKHYFEQATQ; encoded by the coding sequence ATGAATTACAAGAAGATTAACAATCTGCTAGGCTGGATCTGTGCATTAATTGCAACGATTGTCTATGTGATGACCGTGGAACGCACCGTGAGCTGGTGGGACTGTGGTGAGTTTATTGCATCTGCTTTCAAGATGCAAATTGTCCACCAGCCAGGGGCACCCCTGTTTTTAATGCTGGAGAATGTATTCTCCAATCTAGCAATGGGTGATGGATCCAAGATCGCCTTTTGGATGAACATCGGATCAGCCGTGTGCAGTGGGTTAACCATTCTCTTTCTTTTTTGGACGATCACTGCACTAGCAAGGAAAATATTCGTTGGCTATTCCAATACGGCTGCGTTAAATGCGCCACAGTTGTTTTTGGTAATGGCCTCAGGTGTTGTTGGTGCTTTGGCTTATGCTTTTACGGATACCTTTTGGTTTTCTGCTGTGGAAGCCGAAGTATATGCAATGTCGTCGCTGTGTACCGCGGTCGTATTTTGGGGTATTCTGAAGTGGGAGGCAAGGGCAGAGGAAGCACATGCCGATAAATGGCTGATCTTTATTGCTTACGTGATGGGACTTTCTATTGGGGTACACTTGTTGAACTTACTGGTAATTCCTGCAATAGCCTTGGTGATATACTTCCGTAAAACGAAGGAGAGCACGAGTGCGGGCATTCTGAAAGCTTTAGGTATTGGTGTCGTAGTCTTAGCGGTCATTCTTTGGGGCGTGATTCAGTTCTCCATAAAATTTGCGGCCTACTTTGACTTGTTTTTTGTGAACTCACTGGGCATGGGCTTCGGCACCGGAGCTGCATTTTTCGCATTGCTGCTTGTTGCAGGCCTTGTGTATGGTATTATCTATTCGATAAAGAAGGCAAAACCTTTGTTGAATATTGCATTAATCAGCACGGTGTTCATTCTTTTGGGCTACAGTTCTTTCGCTATGATCATGATTCGCGCTAAGGCTAACCCTACGTTGAATAACAGTGATCCTGATAACGTCTTTTCATTCTTGAGCTACTTGAACCGGGAGCAATATGGTGACGAACCATTGTTTAAAGGACGCTTTTTTGATTCCCGCCCTACAGGGATGGAAGAAGGTAAAAAGGTGTACCGTAAAGATGGTGACAAGTATGTGGTAGCCAAACGTAATCCGGTTTACACCTACGATAAGGAAACGATTTTTCCACGTATATACAGCGATAAAGGAGGTCATCCGGACTATTACCGCGAGTATCTAGGTCTTGGTCCTAATGAGGCTCCGACATTTGCTGATAATATTAAGTTCTTCTTTGGTTATCAGATTGGTCAGATGTATGGGCGTTATTTCCTTTGGAATTTTGCCGGAAGACAAAATGATCAACAAGGACATGGCTCTTATACTGAAGGTAACTGGATAAGTGGTATTACGCCAATCGATAATGCATTGCTGGGAGGGCAGGATAAGTTGCCTACTTCAGCAAAGACAGATCCGTCTCGCAATACGTATTTCTTTTTGCCGCTCATCATTGGTTTGCTTGGAGCCTTTTGGCATTTTGGCAAAAGGCAGCGCGATGCCGGTGTGGTTGGTTTACTATTCTTCTTTACGGGTATTGCCATCGTGCTCTACCTTAACCAAACACCTTTGCAGCCGCGCGAGCGCGATTACGCATACGCAGGATCCTTCTATGCATTCAGTATCTGGATTGGTCTAGGTGTATTGGCTATCGCCGATTACATCGGTAGGAAAGCCAACGCGAAGGTTGCGGGCTATACCGCTGCGGTGATCGGTATTTTGGCAGGTCCTGTTATTCTTATCGCTAAGAACTACGATGATCACAATCGTTCGGAGAAGACTTTGGCGAGGGGTATGGCACGAAACTACCTAGAATCCTGTGCGCCAAATGCGATCTTGTTCAGTTATGGAGATAACGATACCTATCCGTTATGGTATGTGCAGGAAGTTGAAGGCTTCCGTACAGATGTTCGTGTGGTGAACTTAAGCTTGCTGAGCGCTGATTGGTATATGAAGCAGATGATGGATAAGGTGAACGATGCAGATGCTTTGCCGATCAATATCGATCCTGAACTGATTAAAGATGGTGTGCGTGACGTGATCTATTACCAAGATTATAATATCCCCGGACATGTGCCTGTACAGGACTTGGTGAAGGTTATGTTGTCAGACAATCCACAGAATAAAGCGCAGTTGCAGAGCGGTGAGTTTGTGAATTTGCTGCCAACAAAGAAGATGCAGCTTGCTGTAGATAAACAGGCTGTTATTGCCAACAAGGTTGTGCCTAAGGATTGGGAATCGGCCATTGTGGATACTATGCATTGGAACTACAGTTTGAACTATGTAAGCCGTGCGGAATTGTCTATGTTGTCCATTCTGGCTAATAATAACTGGAAGCGTCCCGTTTATTTTACTATTACAACGCCTGAGGAAAACTATATGGGTCTTGACCGTTACTTGGTGAGTGAAGGCTTTGCATATCGACTGATGCCAGTTGATTTTGGACTTAAAGAAGGCGATCCGAGCTCGGTAGAGAATGTCGATCAAACCTATGATAACATCATGAACAAGTTTACTTGGGGCAATTTGGGTAAAGCTTCTTATATAGATCCTGACTCTTACCGTTACATCAGCATGTATGTTGGTACGATATACGGCGAGACAGCGCAACAGTTGTTGGCTGCTGGTGAGGTGGATAAAGCGAAAAAGCTGGTTGTGAACGCTTATGAGAATATGCCGAAGCGAGCCTACCTGATGTCCGAGGTGATGAGCTATGTCGGTCTACTGGAGGTGATGTATAAGGTTGGTGAAACTGCTAAAGCGAATGAGATTGCCAAACGTAATCTGCAATTCATACGCGAGAATATGGCTTATTACGAGTCGGTTTCGGAGGCTAAATCAAACTTAGAATATCGAAATATGCGTTTTGGATTGGCTTCTATCCAACGGTACAAGCAGTTGCTTGATCAGGTTAATCAACCAGAGCTTAAAAAGCAATCTGATGAGTTGTTTAATGTGTACAAACATTATTTTGAGCAGGCAACACAATAG
- the pyrR gene encoding bifunctional pyr operon transcriptional regulator/uracil phosphoribosyltransferase PyrR, with translation MKQSILLEGAKFQITIKRLCQQLIENHGDFSNAVLIGIQPRGTYLAKRIQKEIANITGHQVQLGVLDITFYRDDFRMKGASPLAANSTVIDFIVDNKDVVLIDDVLWTGRTIRSAMDAMQAFGRSGKMELLVLVDRRFSRQIPIQPDYIGIQVDSIDSQKVIVSWEEVDADDSIVLVTEKKPV, from the coding sequence ATGAAACAATCGATTTTATTAGAAGGAGCCAAATTCCAGATCACAATCAAAAGACTATGTCAACAGTTGATTGAGAATCATGGCGATTTTTCCAATGCCGTATTAATCGGAATTCAACCACGAGGTACTTATTTAGCTAAGCGCATTCAGAAGGAGATAGCAAACATCACCGGACATCAAGTGCAACTTGGTGTGTTGGATATTACCTTCTACCGTGATGATTTCCGCATGAAAGGAGCTAGTCCGTTGGCTGCAAACAGTACGGTCATTGATTTTATCGTAGATAATAAAGATGTCGTCCTTATTGATGATGTCCTTTGGACGGGGCGGACTATTCGCTCGGCGATGGATGCGATGCAAGCTTTCGGTCGATCAGGAAAGATGGAGCTTCTGGTTTTGGTGGATCGCCGCTTTTCGAGACAGATTCCCATTCAACCCGACTATATTGGTATACAGGTGGATTCCATTGATTCGCAAAAAGTAATCGTTAGTTGGGAAGAGGTAGACGCAGATGATAGTATTGTACTCGTGACCGAGAAAAAGCCTGTTTAA
- a CDS encoding aspartate carbamoyltransferase catalytic subunit, translating into MSTTTEQLSTRHLLGIKDLNENDIQLILDTAANFKEVLNRPIKKVPSLRDITIANVFFENSTRTRLSFELAEKRLSADIVNFAASSSSVSKGETLIDTVNNILAMKVDMIVMRHPYAGAGVFLSKHVNAQIVNAGDGAHEHPTQALLDSFSIRERHGDMAGRKVAIIGDILHSRVALSNILCLQKQGAEVMVCGPTTLIPKYIGSLGVKVEHDLRTALNWCDVANMLRIQLERQDIAYFPSLREYSMLYGLNKEILDSLDKEITIMHPGPINRGVEITSDVADSKHSIILDQVENGVAVRMAVLYLLAGQRG; encoded by the coding sequence ATGTCAACAACAACCGAGCAGCTTAGCACAAGACACCTTTTAGGTATAAAAGACCTGAATGAAAATGATATTCAACTTATTTTAGATACAGCGGCCAATTTCAAGGAGGTTCTAAATAGACCAATAAAAAAGGTGCCTTCTCTGAGGGATATCACCATTGCGAATGTGTTTTTTGAGAATTCCACGCGTACGCGTTTATCGTTCGAGCTGGCAGAGAAACGCCTTTCTGCAGACATCGTGAACTTTGCCGCATCATCTTCATCGGTGAGCAAAGGGGAGACCTTGATCGATACGGTCAACAACATTTTGGCCATGAAGGTAGATATGATCGTGATGCGTCACCCATATGCTGGTGCAGGCGTATTTCTAAGTAAGCATGTAAATGCACAGATCGTGAACGCTGGAGACGGTGCGCATGAACATCCCACGCAGGCTTTATTGGACTCTTTTTCTATCCGCGAGCGACATGGCGACATGGCTGGACGTAAAGTGGCCATCATCGGGGATATTCTACATTCGCGCGTAGCATTGTCTAATATTTTGTGTTTGCAAAAGCAAGGTGCGGAAGTGATGGTTTGTGGCCCCACAACACTCATTCCAAAGTACATCGGTTCTTTGGGGGTAAAAGTGGAGCACGACCTTCGTACAGCGCTAAACTGGTGTGATGTGGCCAATATGCTGCGGATACAGTTAGAACGTCAAGATATTGCCTATTTCCCTTCACTGCGCGAATACTCGATGTTGTACGGGTTGAACAAAGAAATCTTGGACTCGTTGGATAAAGAAATCACCATCATGCACCCCGGCCCGATCAACAGAGGAGTGGAAATTACGTCGGATGTAGCCGACAGTAAACATTCTATTATTCTTGATCAGGTAGAAAATGGTGTCGCCGTTCGTATGGCTGTACTTTATCTGCTGGCAGGACAACGCGGATAA
- a CDS encoding tetratricopeptide repeat protein, whose amino-acid sequence MNKKIYGVGVALSLMSSVAFGQQTAWQQINNAYKSGMELFERGKYSSAAKQFDRVEDIRTKSTLQLDETEELTLIKENVRFYQAICALELGDSDAEARFLKYIKDYPASANSKAAYFQIGKSYYAKKDYTKAIEWFQKIDSKNLAGAENTEYRFKLAYAQFMTDDFTSAKPLFEKLKDEKGQYQEASIYYYAYLSYLDAEYKTALNEFERLDGSKTYENSYPYYITALYFLDKRYDDVLSYALPILERTKQEHETEIFRIVAATYFIKGDLQKSKNYYDKFQAQDQGKTQNNQDSYQIGYIAYKLGDYEKAIKELEKLSEPDAYYQSAMITLGDSFLKTGNKQSARNAFFRASKLDFDAQLKEEGLFNYAKLSYELEFHQVALEATQEYLETYPRSTRLEEAKTLLAEVLLSTKNYRAAVDILEGIGKRGREANAAYQKVTYYRGLEFYNERAFENAISMFMRSEANRYDEEIYALSTYWKAEAMYEVRKYGESVTNFNKFLQLPAARKTDVYSYANYALAYAAFRNDRYNTAANYFERFLATGGKDGIEINTRNDAVARLADSYFGMKNYGRALEYYNRLISAKAPSQDYALFQRGIIQGLQGDNNGKIATLNSVVQQFPKSNYADDVAFEVPYTYFLMGDYNTAISGLQAMVEQYPRSSYVPRALVTIGLVQYNKDDNDAALATFQRVVDQYATTDEAKQALLSIENIYLDKGDATGYIRYATSTNIGDLSTAQQDAHTFGVAKTLFDRGNYQGAVEAINAYFDKFPKPIQEKHARFIRGESYAQLHKDKEAIHDFNIIMNDWTSAYTEQTLISVAKLHLRNKAYNEAVQVLRKLELTSEYKSNYGFAINNLLMSFFNIGDYVETLNYAKLVKNYEKSSEEDIALAHLYAGKAYAATNKAADALKEFNLAALKSKTVTGAEARYRVGEQQLKAKQYDKAIESAFDISNSFSSYDYWVAKGFIMMADAYLGKGDKFQAKSTLESVIENYDNDKDDVLKEANARLGKLK is encoded by the coding sequence ATGAATAAGAAAATTTATGGTGTAGGTGTAGCATTGAGTTTAATGAGCTCGGTAGCGTTTGGGCAACAAACGGCTTGGCAACAGATTAACAATGCGTACAAGTCTGGAATGGAGTTGTTTGAACGGGGAAAGTACAGCTCGGCCGCCAAGCAGTTTGATCGGGTAGAGGATATTCGCACGAAGTCTACCTTACAGTTGGATGAGACGGAGGAGCTAACGTTGATCAAGGAGAATGTTCGCTTTTATCAAGCTATCTGTGCCTTGGAGTTGGGCGATTCAGATGCCGAAGCTCGCTTTTTAAAGTACATCAAGGATTATCCAGCAAGTGCCAACTCAAAAGCAGCATATTTCCAGATTGGTAAGTCTTATTATGCTAAGAAAGATTATACCAAAGCTATCGAATGGTTTCAAAAAATTGATAGCAAGAATTTAGCTGGAGCGGAAAATACGGAGTATCGTTTTAAGTTGGCGTATGCCCAATTTATGACGGACGATTTCACTTCCGCTAAGCCGCTTTTTGAAAAGTTGAAAGATGAGAAAGGTCAATATCAAGAGGCATCTATCTATTACTACGCTTACCTGTCTTATTTGGACGCCGAATATAAAACGGCGCTTAACGAATTCGAAAGGTTGGATGGTTCGAAAACCTACGAGAACAGTTATCCCTATTATATCACAGCGCTTTATTTCTTAGATAAACGCTACGACGATGTGTTGAGCTATGCGCTACCTATATTGGAGCGTACGAAGCAGGAGCACGAAACGGAAATATTCCGAATTGTAGCCGCCACATACTTTATCAAGGGCGACCTGCAGAAATCAAAAAACTACTACGATAAATTCCAGGCTCAAGATCAAGGGAAAACACAAAACAATCAGGATAGCTACCAAATTGGGTATATAGCCTACAAACTTGGTGATTATGAGAAGGCGATAAAGGAATTGGAAAAACTTAGCGAGCCTGATGCATATTACCAAAGTGCGATGATCACACTGGGAGATTCTTTTTTAAAAACCGGTAATAAGCAGAGCGCGAGAAATGCTTTTTTTAGAGCCTCCAAATTGGATTTTGATGCACAGTTGAAAGAAGAGGGTTTGTTCAATTACGCAAAACTATCTTACGAGTTGGAGTTCCATCAAGTAGCCTTGGAAGCTACCCAAGAATACCTAGAGACCTATCCCCGCTCGACACGTCTCGAAGAAGCCAAAACACTATTGGCAGAGGTGCTCTTGAGTACCAAGAACTACCGTGCTGCGGTTGATATCTTGGAAGGAATCGGTAAACGTGGGCGCGAAGCAAATGCGGCCTACCAAAAAGTGACCTATTACCGCGGGTTAGAGTTTTACAACGAAAGGGCCTTTGAAAATGCCATTTCAATGTTTATGCGCTCGGAAGCGAACCGCTACGATGAGGAGATCTATGCGCTGTCCACCTACTGGAAGGCGGAGGCCATGTATGAAGTTCGCAAGTATGGTGAGTCGGTGACGAACTTTAACAAGTTCTTACAGCTACCTGCGGCGCGGAAAACGGATGTATATAGTTATGCCAATTATGCGTTGGCCTACGCTGCGTTCCGTAACGATCGCTACAATACGGCCGCCAATTACTTTGAGCGCTTTTTGGCAACGGGTGGTAAGGATGGTATAGAAATCAATACACGTAATGATGCTGTTGCCCGTTTAGCAGATTCCTATTTTGGGATGAAGAATTATGGACGTGCCTTGGAGTACTACAACCGTTTGATCAGTGCAAAGGCGCCTAGCCAAGATTACGCTCTGTTTCAACGTGGTATTATCCAAGGGTTGCAAGGAGACAATAACGGTAAGATAGCCACGCTCAATTCCGTGGTGCAACAATTTCCAAAATCCAACTATGCGGATGACGTAGCTTTCGAAGTGCCTTACACGTATTTCCTGATGGGCGATTACAATACGGCAATATCCGGATTACAGGCTATGGTCGAGCAATATCCACGAAGTAGTTACGTTCCACGTGCGTTGGTAACAATCGGCTTGGTGCAATATAACAAAGACGATAACGATGCCGCACTAGCGACCTTTCAACGTGTGGTCGATCAATATGCCACAACAGACGAAGCAAAGCAGGCTTTATTATCCATTGAGAATATTTATTTAGATAAAGGTGATGCAACAGGATATATCCGTTACGCGACAAGTACGAATATCGGTGATTTAAGTACGGCACAACAAGATGCGCACACCTTCGGCGTGGCAAAGACACTTTTCGATCGTGGCAATTACCAAGGCGCGGTGGAGGCCATCAACGCCTACTTCGATAAGTTTCCAAAACCGATACAGGAGAAGCATGCGCGCTTTATCCGCGGCGAGAGTTATGCGCAGCTGCACAAGGATAAAGAAGCCATTCATGATTTTAATATTATCATGAACGACTGGACGAGCGCCTACACCGAGCAAACCCTGATCAGTGTAGCGAAACTGCACTTGCGTAATAAGGCCTATAATGAAGCTGTACAGGTATTGCGCAAATTAGAGCTTACCTCGGAGTACAAATCCAATTATGGCTTTGCTATCAATAACCTGTTGATGAGTTTCTTCAACATCGGCGATTACGTGGAAACGCTGAATTACGCCAAGTTGGTGAAGAACTATGAAAAATCGTCTGAAGAGGATATAGCCTTGGCGCATCTGTATGCGGGTAAGGCCTATGCCGCAACAAACAAAGCCGCTGATGCGCTGAAGGAATTTAATTTGGCGGCTCTAAAAAGTAAAACCGTAACCGGTGCAGAAGCGCGTTACCGGGTTGGTGAACAACAGTTGAAGGCAAAGCAGTATGATAAGGCGATCGAATCCGCCTTCGATATTTCCAATTCGTTTTCTTCGTACGACTATTGGGTGGCCAAAGGTTTTATCATGATGGCTGACGCTTATTTGGGTAAAGGCGATAAATTCCAAGCGAAATCGACGTTGGAAAGTGTGATCGAGAATTACGATAACGATAAAGATGATGTGCTAAAAGAGGCTAACGCTCGTTTAGGAAAATTGAAATAA
- a CDS encoding porin family protein has product MMKLHKTVFKNYAAVAFLLGLSVGGYAQTDPQKPVTIDSFDVVRDYKPILADAVKIRRSPDMTNKRSYMPKLSYGNIADKKLDINTGLKELDVQETPFSQAQDQRSNYVKFGLGNFNTILGEGYFSYDEYEDMRVGGFVKHLSQKGSLEGQRFSRQEVGVFGRRILPMFTVDGTLGYNRFGTNFYGIPLGNDGVTTLNPTPEKQVFNDIYFTGELTSNYDPQNEDAFSYSAKLDAYSFSDRFDAKETSFAVSAYFNKRVRAFNIGANLSVDVNNVDGTPNSGVAGQTNNSLATLNPYIRFKGDNYAITLGANFVPEFGDSTSFNIFPAAEIDFALAPEYFHIFGGVNGGVKKASYRDFARQNPFIGPNLGIQNMVERLNFFGGIKGNAGATFGYKVKAIYRQLEGLPLFVNNMETPFQFDAVYDGNGDKSVRHVGLEGEINVRLSKLVNLGGRLNIDQYTAAQQDEVWHTPKMRLNANARFNISEKLYIDAEALFHGLSYARAYDYDASTGAVITSIPYERREVPSFFDLSAGAEYKATKQLGLFVKANNIFNAEYQTYLYYPKLGFNVLGGLNFSF; this is encoded by the coding sequence ATGATGAAATTGCATAAAACAGTATTTAAGAATTACGCAGCTGTAGCGTTTTTGCTTGGTTTAAGTGTTGGGGGATATGCACAAACGGATCCTCAGAAGCCGGTAACTATCGATTCTTTTGATGTCGTACGTGACTATAAACCTATTCTTGCGGACGCGGTTAAGATACGCCGCAGTCCTGATATGACCAACAAACGGAGCTATATGCCCAAGCTTTCCTACGGGAATATAGCCGATAAGAAGTTGGATATCAATACCGGATTGAAGGAATTGGACGTGCAGGAAACGCCGTTTTCCCAAGCGCAGGATCAGCGGAGTAACTATGTGAAATTTGGGCTGGGAAACTTCAACACAATTTTAGGTGAAGGCTATTTTTCCTACGATGAATATGAAGATATGCGCGTGGGTGGTTTTGTGAAGCACCTGAGCCAAAAAGGAAGCCTTGAGGGGCAGCGTTTCTCCAGACAAGAGGTGGGCGTTTTCGGACGGCGCATCCTGCCTATGTTCACTGTGGATGGTACCTTGGGTTACAACCGCTTTGGGACGAATTTTTACGGTATCCCGCTAGGTAACGATGGCGTTACGACGTTAAACCCTACACCAGAGAAGCAGGTTTTCAATGACATTTACTTTACTGGCGAGCTTACCAGCAATTACGATCCACAGAACGAAGATGCGTTTAGTTATTCCGCAAAGCTCGATGCCTATTCTTTTAGCGACCGCTTCGATGCCAAAGAAACCTCATTTGCCGTTTCGGCCTACTTCAATAAGCGTGTACGTGCCTTTAACATTGGTGCAAATCTAAGCGTAGATGTGAATAACGTAGATGGAACACCCAATAGCGGTGTAGCAGGGCAGACGAACAACTCCTTGGCTACGTTGAATCCTTATATCCGCTTTAAGGGTGATAACTATGCCATCACCTTGGGCGCTAATTTTGTTCCTGAGTTTGGGGATAGTACCAGTTTCAATATCTTCCCTGCTGCCGAAATCGACTTCGCTTTGGCGCCGGAATATTTCCATATTTTTGGTGGGGTAAACGGAGGTGTCAAGAAGGCTTCTTACCGTGACTTTGCTCGTCAGAACCCATTTATTGGCCCTAATCTGGGTATACAGAATATGGTGGAGCGCCTGAATTTCTTCGGTGGTATCAAAGGTAATGCAGGAGCTACCTTTGGTTATAAGGTGAAAGCCATTTATCGCCAACTAGAAGGTCTCCCTCTTTTTGTCAATAATATGGAAACACCATTCCAGTTTGATGCGGTGTATGATGGTAATGGCGATAAGTCTGTTCGACATGTGGGTTTGGAGGGTGAAATCAACGTACGCCTGTCGAAGTTGGTTAACCTCGGTGGTCGCTTGAACATCGATCAGTATACCGCGGCGCAGCAAGATGAGGTGTGGCACACGCCGAAAATGCGGTTGAATGCCAATGCCCGATTTAATATATCAGAGAAATTGTATATCGACGCGGAAGCTTTGTTCCATGGGCTATCTTATGCGAGAGCATATGACTATGACGCTAGCACAGGAGCTGTGATTACCTCAATTCCCTACGAACGCAGAGAGGTGCCGTCATTCTTTGATCTAAGTGCAGGTGCGGAATACAAAGCGACCAAGCAATTGGGATTGTTCGTGAAAGCCAATAATATTTTCAATGCAGAATATCAAACATACTTGTATTACCCGAAATTAGGTTTTAACGTACTGGGCGGTTTAAATTTTTCGTTTTAA
- a CDS encoding HU domain-containing protein, producing MNLGKNVNNLLKRQPEVYIKGLGAFKRNHTPATYDEKRNVYLPPISYIDFDQTSNRGYDFIQYIAQLDAIDTKDAEAQIATVVGALLKEIREEGQAKLDDLGYLVSYGEGYVFKALDLSGFHYEPIAATLPPTSSVPAVDTAAETTPVSSSEKTEIPTPVAPVEQQPVSAEILEPFFENNSMGAKNTRSNTLWYILIALLALGTIAALYYFNKRAGRIANPVVVVEPQATEPDTLDAFSPVDSLNNADSLAESLVDTSQTEIAATETPDVPAEVPDQWQIVIGIHPTMAKANEHAVAMRKKGYTSVRAVPSKMVKNNKKVIWDTYATKEEMETALQYVRKNIEKDAWPDKIN from the coding sequence ATGAATTTAGGAAAGAACGTAAATAATCTGTTAAAAAGACAACCTGAGGTTTATATCAAGGGGTTGGGCGCCTTTAAGCGGAACCATACGCCAGCGACGTATGATGAAAAGCGGAATGTCTATCTTCCCCCGATCAGTTATATAGATTTCGACCAAACGAGTAATCGCGGCTACGATTTCATCCAATATATTGCCCAGTTGGATGCCATCGATACCAAGGATGCTGAAGCACAGATCGCCACCGTAGTGGGGGCCTTACTTAAGGAAATTAGGGAAGAAGGACAGGCGAAGCTGGATGATTTAGGTTATTTGGTTAGTTACGGTGAAGGATATGTGTTTAAAGCTTTGGATCTTTCGGGATTCCACTATGAACCTATCGCTGCGACATTGCCGCCAACGAGCAGTGTACCTGCGGTTGATACAGCTGCGGAGACAACCCCCGTTTCTTCGTCCGAAAAAACAGAGATACCTACACCAGTGGCTCCTGTAGAGCAACAACCGGTATCGGCGGAAATTTTGGAACCATTTTTTGAAAATAACAGCATGGGAGCCAAGAATACGCGAAGCAATACCCTATGGTATATTTTGATTGCGTTATTGGCCTTGGGTACCATTGCTGCACTTTATTACTTTAATAAGCGTGCCGGGCGTATAGCCAATCCGGTGGTGGTGGTGGAACCGCAAGCAACAGAGCCAGATACGCTCGACGCTTTCAGTCCTGTGGATAGCTTGAATAATGCAGATTCCCTTGCAGAAAGTTTGGTGGATACCTCGCAGACCGAGATTGCCGCGACAGAAACACCCGACGTCCCGGCAGAAGTTCCTGATCAATGGCAGATCGTGATTGGGATTCATCCGACCATGGCTAAGGCTAACGAGCATGCCGTAGCGATGCGGAAGAAAGGGTATACCAGCGTTCGTGCTGTGCCTAGCAAAATGGTCAAAAACAATAAAAAAGTAATTTGGGATACCTATGCCACGAAGGAGGAAATGGAAACTGCCCTACAATATGTCCGAAAAAATATAGAGAAGGACGCTTGGCCGGATAAGATAAATTGA